The genomic stretch TGGGGAAGAAGGCGTAGTTAACGCCCATCTGCACATCGAAATAATTGATGCTGGGATTATCGATCACCACGCTGGTGGGCAGGTTGCCGTCAAAGAACCGGCCGTCAAACTGGTCGGGGAATTTGAGGGCTGATGTGTTGATGCGTTTGTTGGCCCAGCCGATATTGAAGCCGGCGGAGAGCAAGTGCGCTACGCCCAGCATCTGGTGATAGGCTACGGAACCATATACCTTGGTGGAAGTGAGGCCGCCGGAGCCGGCCTTATCGTGCAGGATCAAGCCGCCCACACCCAGCCAGCCACTGGCTATCTGGTCGCGGAACAACTGGGCGTCACCCCAGATACTCATGGTCCTGTAGGGCTCGCTCATGATGGAAGACCACTGGTTACGGTAATTGGCCCCGATGCGGTAGTCGGCATCAGGAATAAAACCTGTATTGGCCGGGTTGGTGCTCAAAGGAGAGTTGAACCATTGCGAAAAATGCAGGTCCTGCGCCCGGACCGGGACTACAGCCAGGCAGGCCAGCAATCCGGCCAGCAGGTAAAGGCCTTTACTATTTTTTGATCTCTGTACTAACATAGTCATCCCCTTTAAAGTTACCAATTCACGATAGCATCCGCAACGGCCTGCATCGATTTAACAAATCATCTGCTGGCTGATGCTTACCGGATGAGGGTGATATCGCCTGTTTTGCGATAGGTCCGTCCATCTGTAAACACCA from Candidatus Pseudobacter hemicellulosilyticus encodes the following:
- a CDS encoding PorP/SprF family type IX secretion system membrane protein; this encodes MLVQRSKNSKGLYLLAGLLACLAVVPVRAQDLHFSQWFNSPLSTNPANTGFIPDADYRIGANYRNQWSSIMSEPYRTMSIWGDAQLFRDQIASGWLGVGGLILHDKAGSGGLTSTKVYGSVAYHQMLGVAHLLSAGFNIGWANKRINTSALKFPDQFDGRFFDGNLPTSVVIDNPSINYFDVQMGVNYAFFPTDKIYINGGVSAWHINRPRESFFALDAANYEESRIPMRYTAFANASIKLSEWVIVNPMVYYSQQAKTEELVGGINAQYNLSGDGEMQVMGGLYYRPGDAFIPMIGFQYKNIRLTFTYDATTSALKNYNNGRGAYEFALMTNGFYDEWGSEKRQALCPTF